From uncultured Draconibacterium sp.:
AAAATCTTCGTTATACAGGTTATTGTACAACTTAATATAGTGATTATAAATCTCTTTGGCTAAACTGTGTTTCCCCTGGTGATAAAGGATATTACATTTTAATTCCAGCGCGGTTTCGTTCATTTGGTCGAAAGTGAAAAGTACATCGGTAATTTCGAGTAGTTCCTTTTCATTTTTCCGAATATCCAGAAGTTCACAAACTTCTTCAAGCCGGTTAACTACTCTACCCGAAATATCGTCTTTCCACCTGTCGAGCCATTCCGATTCGGTGTTAACAAGGAAATTCCCGCGGCTCAAAATACTGATCACTTTATTGAACTCTTTAATGCGCGAAATATCAAATCCTTTTTGATTGTATTCTTTCACAAACTCAAAATCGCAAAACACATCTTCGCGATGCGACATCCGCCAATAGTTTCCATCAAAAGTGATTGAAATATCCCCTACATCCTCCAGAATAGAGCGTAGTTTTTTGATATTTACTCCACGGTTATTCTTTGCGTTATGCTCGGGCTTATCAGGCCATAAATAATCCTGTATTTTTTTTGAAGAAATCCCTGTATTGCCATCAATTGTATTAAGAAAAATAAGAAGGAAAAGTTCTTTTAATGTTGGCGAGAAGCGATATGTAATTTCTCTTCCGTTTCGGTCAAATACCTGAAACCCTCCAAAGGTAAGAATGCGGCCTTGAGTGATTTCTTCATCAACCTTGGATTCATCGCTTAGCAAATCTAATTTTGCCTTTTCCGTGATAACTTTCGCCTTTCTATTCTTGCGGGTAATGATTAATACTGCAAGTATTAACAGCAAAGCCAAAACACCAAAAAAGACGTAATCCAACGGAATCTTTTTAGCCGTAGTCTTACCTACTGGCACTAGCTCCGTTTCTGATGGAGGATAGTTTAGTGAATAAATATTTACCTCAAATTTCCCACTCGACGTTTTGTGCATCGTAAGTGCGAGTATTTTATTGTGGGTTTGCCAGTTATACAAATCTGCAAACGAGGTAATGTCGTAGAACGAATAAGGAATTTTACTTCCAATAAATTTATACTCCGGGTTGTCAATATCGGTTTTTAAAAGTTGTAAAGCTGTTTCGTTATTACTGTGCGAAAAACATAGGGTGTAGAAACAGTTCTCCTGTTTATTAACAATCATTGAATTTACAGGAGTAAAACTTTCGTCACCTATTTCATCCACCTCCCAAACTTTTGAAATAGTATCCGCTGCAAAATCGATCTTATACAGATCGTAGTAAAACTCTTTCCCCAAAATTTGCTTCCCTGTTTCGTTACCTAATCCGCCAAACAGATAATAAACACTGTCGTTTGCACTTTTCCCCAGCGACGCCAGATAACGCGGTTCAAACAGTTCGCCTTTAAATTCCTGTTCCTCCCATTTATTTGTGGTTTCATTTAATTTTCGGATAGTATTGAAATAGGTAAAAAAGCCATACCCGGCTATTGCAGTAAAACTGCCATCAACCGGATTTAGCAAACTATTGTGGTGCCAGTACTTGGGCAAATAGGCCAGGGTATCGTACCGGTTGTTCCAGGTTCTGTTGGTTTCATCAAAAGCCGGAACAATATTTTTGTATTTCGAGTAAGTTCGTAATCGATCGTTTTTATCAAAAAACACCTGCTGGGCATCTTCGTAAAAAGGATTTCCGGACTGGTATTTAATCGTAGTAACTTTTCGTTCGTTGAGGCTAAATTTTGTAATTCCCTGTTTGCGCTCAACAAAATAAAATGCCTCTGATTTTTTGTTAAAAGCAATTTGCGGCAAGTTCGAAAATTCAAATTTTTTAACCGGTTTCCAGGTTTGATGTTGCTCCATCACCCAGGCAGGATTCACGATCTCGGCAACTTTCCCTTCAATAGAATCCTTTACCGTGAAATCGTTTGAGTAATCGAGAGGCCAGAAATATTTTAAATTATTCTGTTCTGAAAACCGAATATTACGCACTGACATTGGTGGAACTTCATCTATCTCGAAACCATAACGGTTTACAATTCCAAAGGTCCATTCCAACTCTGACGAAGCCGGCAAATCTATTTTATCGCGAACAGTTTTCCCTTCAAAAGTCATTGCCACTTCTCCGGAAACTGCGTTTACCTCCAATTTAAATTTATGCCACCGGTTAACCAATTCAATCTGGTCGCGTGTTAGTGCCATTTGCAAACCGGTTTCTTTCTTGTCCAGCACGATAAAGAGATCGGGGAAACGTCCGTCGATATTATAAATCAGATCGAATTGATGACCATCATTAGTCTCTTTTAATTGCAACACGTAACCGTAGCGTTCGTCGAGGTCGCGAAATAAAATGTCGAATTCAATGCAAAAACTATTCTGATATTCTATCGAGCCTTTCCGAGTAAGATCAATACCTGTACGTTTCTCTAGTGATACTTCTTTTGATTTAAAAAAGACACCACGATGCTCGTTGGCATTACTTTTAAATACCACCAATAAAATAAGAAATGAAATAAGAAAAATACCCCGCATTACAAGTTAGCTAATAAAGACACAAAAGTATAATTTTAGCTGTTCCTTCGAAACAATCTAATATAACTAATGTTGCAAAATGTTTTATTTTGTTATTCTGACACATTGTGTCTACTTTTTTCGTCATACATTTTTTACTGCTATGCGCAAAACCACCAACAAATTGCAAATTTTTCGAGACAAACATTAACTGAAAACAATTTTATTATAAAAATTACACACTCATATAACATGCTCTATCATTGATCTTTTGCACAATATTAATCTAATATTAATCTGAATTAACAAGTTTTCCACTCGTGTTAATCAGTGATTAATCACAAATAAATCACCTGCGCTTAAAATTGTTAAAAAATTTGAAATTTAAACTTAACACAAATTTTATGGAAAATTGTTTTTCAGCGATTAGCCAGCTAACCAAAAGGCTATCGATCTCAAAATTTGCTGTTGCTTTTATTTTCATTTTCTCGGGTTTTGCTGCAATGGCACAGCAGGGAGAATTAAAAGGGAAAGTAACAGAGGGAACTGATGCACCACTTCCGGGTGTGACTGTTATGGTAAAAGGTACTTCAAATGGTACCATTACTAATTTCGACGGAGAATACACGCTTAAAGATGTAAAAGAAGGCGACGTAGTTGTATTCAGCTTTATCGGAATGTTAACGCAGGAGATTGCTTACTCCGGTCAGGCAAACCTGGATGTAAACATGGAGACCGACACGCAGAACCTCGACGAGGTTGTGGTAACGGCTCTGGGTATTCAGCGCGACAAGAAAACGCTGACTTACTCGTCTCAACAAGTTTCGGGCGACGAAATGATGAAAGCCCGCGACATGAACTTCATGAACAGTTTGAGTGGAAAAACTGCAGGTCTTGAAATCAAGAAAAGTGTTTCAGGAGCAGGTGGTTCTACTAAAACCGTTTTAAGAGGTAACCACTCATTAAGCCAGTCGAGCGATCCATTGTACGTAATCGACGGTGTACCGATGGTAAACCGTAAAGGTGAGCAGTCAGGTATGTGGGGAGGAACCGACGAAGGTGACGGTCTTTCACAAATTAACCCTGACGACATTGAAAGCATCAGTATTCTGAAAGGTGCAAACGCTGCTATTTTATACGGTAGCCAGGGAGCAAACGGTGTTGTTATCATCAATACCAAAAAGGGTAAAGAAGGTAAAACAACTGTTAGCTTCAACTCAAGTACAACTTTCGAAAGTATAACTACTACTCCCGACCTGCAATATTCTTACGGCAGCGAAGGCGGTGCTAAAGAAAGCTGGTCGTACACTAAAGGCAACTATGAGAGTGATTATGTTGACGATTTCTTCCAAACAGGTTACAACCTGGTAAACTCGTTGTCAATTAGTGGAGGAAACGATAAAACCACAGCTTACTTCTCTTACGGTAACACAACTGCACAAGGTGTTATTCCAAATAACGAGTACCAGAAAAACAACGTTACTTTCCAACAGTCTACTAAATTATTCGAAGACAAATTGAAAGTGAGTTCAAACGTAATGTTGGTTTCGGAAAAAGCTGAAAACCGTTACACTGCAGGTTACTACCTTAACCCGCTCACCGGTTTGTATTTCTTCCCACGCGACAGAAACTTTGCCGATTACAAAGAAAACTACCAGGTTTTTGACGAAGCAAGTAACATGTACACTCAAAACTGGTTTCTTTCCGATCACCACCAGTCTAACCCATACTGGCTCATCAACAACCAACCAAAAGAAGACCTTACAAAACGTGCTATTGCAAGTTTAACACTCGACTACGATATTACTGACCATCTGAAATTTAAAGTTCGCGGTAGCTACGACTACGCAAGCAAATCGTTCGAACAAAAATTCTACGCTGGCGGTAACAGCACCAATATTTCGGCTACAGGTCGTTGGAGCTACAAAAAATACGAAGATAAAATGCTTTACACCGATGGTATTTTTACTTACCAAAACAATTTCGGTGACTTTAGTGTAAGCGGTGTTTTAGGTGCCAGTTACCAACATGGTACTTACGGCGATGGAGTACAGGTTGACAACGGTACAAACAACCTGTTGTATGCTAACGAATTTTATTTCGACAACTTGCCTACCAATGTTCAGGTTCACTCAACTTATTCAGGTGAAATTATTAAACAAGGTGTTTTCGGCAACGTTCAGTTAGGTTACAAAGACATGCTTTTCCTTGATGTAGCAGGTCGTAACGACTGGTCTTCATCATTGGCCGGAACAGGTAACGAATCATATTTCTATCCATCAGTTGGTTTGTCGGGTATTGTTACTGAAATGATTGATGCTCCTGAATTCCTGAGCTTCTGGAAACTGAGAACATCGTACAGTACTGTAGCCAACGAAGTACCATTTAACGTGGTAAATCCAATGCACACTATTAACTCTGGTGGCGGTGTTGACCGTAATACGCAGCAGCCATTCAGAAACCTGAAACCTGAAATGATCAGAAGTTTCGAGGTTGGTACCGATCTTCGTTTGTTCGAAGGCCGCGCCGGATTAGACTTCACTTACTACAACATCAACAGCCAGGATCAATTCATCACGCTTGATGCTCCCTCTGGTTCAGGATATACTTTCTACTACATCAACGCAGGTGAAGTTGTGAACAAAGGTATTGAGATTACATTAACAGGTAACCTTATCGACAAAGGTGATTTCGCATGGAACACCAACATCAACTTCTCGCGTAACAAAAACGAGATTGTAGAATTGGTACCTGAGTTTGAAGGAAAACGAATTTCGTATGGTAGCTCAGAAGGTTACACAACTTACATTGTTGCCGGTGGATCATTTGGTGATCTTTACGGATACAAATTCAGAAGAAATGATGCCGGTCAGATTATGTTGGACGAAGAAAGCGGTGCTCCGTTGAGAACTGCTGAAAGAGAATACCTGGGTAACCTGGAACCAAAGTTCAGCATGGGTTGGAACAATAGTTTCGATTACAAACAATTCTCTTTAAGTTTCCTTGTAAATGCGAAAATTGGAGGAAAAGCATTCAGCCAAACAGAAGCTATGTTAGACGGATATGGTGTTAGTCAGCGCTCAGCCGATGCACGCGATGCAGGTGGTGTTGCTATCGACGGTATTCAGGGAACAACAGCAGTTTCGTCAGTTGATCCGAAAACATACTACACTACAGTTGGTGACCGTAACGGTATTGCAGAAGCATACGTTTACGATCGTACAAACATCCGTTTAAGCCAGCTAGCACTTTCATACGATTTAGATGTTCGCAAACTGGGTCTTCCATTGCAGGCAGCATCTTTCTCGGTAGTAGGACAAAACTTGTTCTTCTTCTACAAAAAGGCTCCTTTCGATCCGGAACTGACAATGAGTACAGACATGAACTCACAGTCGCTTGATAACTTCAATGTACCGGCTACAAGAACCTATGGTTTCAACTTAAAAGTTACATTCTAAGTAAAAAAGTAGAATCATGAAAAAAATATTATTCTTATTTATAGTAGCCCTCTTGGCCGGTGCATGTACCGATGAGTTTGAAGAGGCAAACACGAATCCTTATCAAATTACCGATTCGTCGTTAGAACAGAACTTTAATCACGTTGGAGCGTATTTCCCTTCAATGTTGAGCAATATTTTCGGTCACCAGATCGAAGAAAACCTTGTAGCAGAATCATTCTGCGATTACATGGCAACACCAACTCCTTTTGTTGGCGGTGTAAACAACACTACATATTACATTCGTTGGAACACATACTGGAACCGTATTTACGGTAGCATTATGGCTCCTTCGCGTCAGGTAATTAACATTGCAGAAGAAGGCGGATACGATGTATTCGTAAAATGGGCAGAGTTGATTCAGATTATGGGATTGTCGCGTTTGACAACTTACCACGGTCCGCTGATTTACTCTGAGTACGGTTCAACAGAATCAACTATCAACTACGATAGCGAAGAAGAATTGTACACTTCTTGGTTTGCAAAACTTGATGAGATTCAGGCAACATTTGCTGCAAATGCCGATTACACAGGTATGCAAAGTTTCGATGCATCCTATGGCGGTCGTGTTGACCAATGGATGAAATTTGTTAACTCAATGCGTCTGCGTTTGGCTATCCGTGTTTCAAAAGTTGCTCCTGCTTTGGCACAAACCGAAGGAGAAAAAGCAATTGCTGATCCGGCTGGATTGATCGTAGAAAACGGAGACAACATGAATATCTCATTATACGGAAGCAAATTGTACCTGGCTGTTATCTGTTTCGAATGGAACGATACGCGTATGTCGGCCGGTATGGAGTCGTTCCTTGTTGGTTTGAACGATCCACGTATCGAGACTTATTTCCAACCTGCAACCGACGAATCATTAGTTGTTGATCACCCTGAAGTACCTTACAAAGGTATCCGTAACGGTGCATCGTTAGTCGCCAAAGACGACCACACTGCTTGTTCTATGATCAACGAAAGCTTCCGTTCTATTACAGAAAGAAGCTACCTAACTGCTGCTGAAGTTAACTTCGACTTAGCCGAAGCTGCATTACGTGGCTGGGAAGGTGCAGGCGATGCCGCTGCCTACTACGAAGCCGGTATTCGTGCTTCATTTGCAGAATGGGGAGCAGGTGGTGTTGATGCTTACTTAGCTGATGCAACAAGTACTCCTATCGATTACAACGATCCGGTTTATGCCGGCGACATTAACGATTTTGTTTCTCGTTCAACAGTAACTGTTGCATGGGACGAAGCTGCTACAAACGAAGAAAAATTAGAAAAAATCATTACTCAAAAATGGATCGCAGGATTTACTAATCCGAACGAGCCTTGGGCTGATTTCCGCAGAACAGGATATCCAAAACTTCCTTTGGTATACCAAAACAGCAGTAGCTCTGACTGGGGTGTAATTCCAAGTGATGAGTGGATCAAACGTATGCCGTTTATTGAGGATGAACGCACAGGAAACTCAGAAGCTGTTTCCAATGCAGTAGCAACAATGAAAGGTGATGACTTAATAAGTACCCGCTTATGGTGGGATACAGGAAATTCAAATTTCTAGATCTTTCGCATAGTCTAGTTTAGTTTAAGGTTACGGGTTAAGCAACCGGCAATGTCGGTTTGCTTTTCCCGTATTATTCATTATAATTGCATACCTATTTCAACAAAATGAACCGAATTCTTTTTGCAGCTAATGCATTTTTGGCACTCTTCGTATTCTCGTGCTCTCAAGCCCCGAGAACAGAAGATTTTTCAGCTTATGTAGATCCGTATATCGGCAGCGATTATCACGGGCATGTTTTTGTGGGAGCCAACGTTCCTTTTGGTGCTGTTCAGCTTGGGCCGAACAATGCGCAGGAAACCTGGGACTGGTGCTCAGGCTATCATTATTCCGATTCGGTTCTGATAGGTTTTGCACATACACATTTAAGCGGAACAGGTATTGGCGATCTCGGCGATTTGCTTTTTATGCCCGTTTCCGATGAGTTTAACTACACAGCAACAAACGAAGCTTACCCATGGAGTGCACTTTACACACACGACGACGAGCAAGTTAGTCCCGGTTATTACTCCGTTAATATTAATAAATACAATATTCAGGCGGAACTAACTGCCACCGAACGTGTAGGTTTTCAGAAATACAACTTTAACGCTCCCGGTAATTCAAAACTGATTATCGACCTGGCCTACGGAACAGGATGGGACAACCTCACCAAAGCCGATCTTCAGCAGGAAGATGACCACAGCATTTGTGGATTACGTTATTCCACAGGATGGGCAACTGATCAAAAAGTATACTTCCACACCGAATTTTCGAAAGCAATTAAATCACTTCAACTTTTACGCGAAAACGAAAAAGGTATTAACACCGTTTTACTTGAATTTGAAGGAAACGGCGAATTATTGGTTAAAACGGCGATTTCTCCGGTTAGTGCCAATGGCGCAAAATACAACCTGAACGCCGAATTAGCCCAATGGGATTTTGAAGCAACAAAACAACAAGCCAACGAAAAATGGAATACGGAACTGGGCAAAATCAAAATTGAAAGTACTGACACATCAAATAAAACCACATTTTACACGGCATTATACCACACTATGATTGCGCCATCGTTGTTCGACGATGCCAATGGCGATTACCGTGGTGCCGATGATAAAAATTACACCGATCCGGGTTACGATACCTATACCACATTTTCGTTGTGGGATACTTATCGTGCAGCACATCCGCTGTTTACGCTGGTTCAACCCGATCGTGTTGACGACATTGTAAATACACTGCTTGCCATATACGATCAGCAAGGCAAACTTCCGGTTTGGCACCTGCACGGCAACGAAACCAACACCATGGTGGGTAACCACGCTATCCCGGTAATTGCCGATGCATTACTAAAAGGCTACACCGGTTTTGATGCAGAGAAAGCTTTTGAAGCCGTAAAATCGACCATGCTTATGGACGAGCGCGGGCTGAACTTTATAAAAGAAAAAGGTTACATCCCGGCTGATTCAACTGTTGAATCGGTTGCTATGGCGCTCGAATACGCTATCGACGACTGGTGCGTGGCAGCTATGGCAAACAAACTGGGAAAAACTGAAGACTTTGAATTATTCGCAAAACGCGCAAAATACTACGAAAACTATTTCAACAAGGAAACCGGTTTTATGCGCGGCCGAATGGCTGATGGAAGCTGGCGAACACCTTTTAACCCGGTACATTCAGAGCATCGTGCCGACGATTATTGCGAAGGAAATGCCTGGCAATATACCTGGTTGGTTCCTCAGGATATTAATGGATTGATCGATCTTTTCGGCAGTGAAACAGCATTTTCAGAAAAACTGGATGAGCTTTTTACCACCGAAGAAACATTAAACGAAGGTGCATCAAACGACATTTCAGGTTTGATTGGAATGTATGCACACGGAAACGAGCCGGGTCACCACGTTCCTTACATGTATGCTTTTGCCGGCCAGCAATGGAAAACAGCCGAACGCGTAAATTTCATAATGAATGAAATGTACACCGACCAACCTGACGGACTTTGTGGAAATGAAGACTGCGGACAAATGTCGGCGTGGTATGTTTTTTCGTCAATGGGATTCTACCCTGTTAATCCAGCCAATAGTGTTTATGTTTTTGGGAGTCCGTTGTTTGAATCGGCTACTATTGCTCTACCGGGCGATAAAAGTTTTCAGATAAAAGCTAAGGATCTGAATAAAACGAACATCTATATCGCATCGGTGACTTTGAACGGCGCTCCTTACACAAAAAGCTACATCACCCATGCTGATGTTGTTAAAGGTGGTGTACTGGAATTTACAATGGCCGCAAAACCAAATAAAGATTTTGGACAAGCTGCTGAAAACCGCCCGAAATCGGGCTACGAATAACAGGATTGCCCAAAATAATTATATTTTTGCGCCTGATTTATACCTATACAACAACTTAATAAACTCACTACCATGAAGTATTTTTTATTGTTTTGCCTTGGCGCAATTCTATTTAGCTGCACTTCAAAAGTCAGCACTCAATCAACAACTACCACGCCCACAAAATTGGTGGATTTGGTGAACCCGCTAATGGGAACCGATTCGGAATTTAAACTTTCGAACGGAAACACCTACCCTGCCATTGCACGTCCGTGGGGAATGAATTTCTGGACACCTCAAACCGGACGCATGGGAGACGGATGGGGTTACACCTACGATTCGTACAAAATCCAGGGATTTAAACAAACACATCAGCCAAGTCCGTGGATTAACGATTACGCGGCGTTTTCGCTGATGCCGGTTACCGGAGAACTTAAATTTAAAGGTGCTGAACGTGCATCGTGGTTTTCGCACAAAGCCGAAGTGGCCCAACCACACTATTATAAGGTGTACCTGGCCGATTACGATGTTACCACCGAGTTCACCCCAACCGACCGCGCGGTTTCGTTCCGTTTTACTTTTCCGGAGAACGACGAATCTTATATCCTTCTGGATGCTTTCGATGGCGGATCGATGGTAAAGATCATTCCGGAAGAACGCAAAATTATCGGTTATTGCCAGAATAATCACGGTGGCGTACCGGCCAATTTCAAGAATTATTTTGTAGCCGTTTTCGACAAGGATTTCGAGGTGGTAAAAACCTGGAAAGACGAAAACCTGCAGGAATCTGGCGAAGCCCAAAGTTTCCACGTTGGTGGTATTGTTGGTTTCAAAACAAAAAAAGGTGAAGAAGTAAATGTAAAACTAGCGTCGTCGTTTATCAGCGCCGAACAAGCTGAATTGAACCTTAGCAGAGAGATTGGCGACAAATCGTTTGAAACAATTAAGGCTGAAGGCGAGCAAATCTGGGAAAAAGAGCTGGGCCGAATTAAAGTGGAAGGTGGCAGCGAAGCCGAACAAAAAACGTTCTACTCATGTTTGTATCGCACCTTACTTTTCCCAAGAAAATTTTACGAGTTTGATGCCGACAACAATATTGTACACTACAGCCCGTACAACGGTGAAGTTTTGCCAGGGTACATGTTTACCGACAATGGTTTCTGGGACACCTTCCGTGCTGTATTTCCATTCTTTACGTTGATGTATCCCGACCTGAACAGCCAAATCATGGAAGGCCTTGTAAATACCTACAAAGAAAGTGGCTGGCTGCCTGAATGGGCAAGCCCGGGTCACCGTGGATGTATGATCGGTTCGAACTCTGCTTCATTGATTGCCGATTCTTACCTGAAAGGAATTCGCGGCTACGACATTGAAACCTTGTACGAAGCCATGATAAAAAATACAAAAGGCCACATGGAGACTGTTGAGTCAGTTGGTCGCTTTGGTGCCGAATATTACAACGAATTGGGTTACGTACCTTATAATGTTGGCATTAACGAAAACACAGCCCGTACGCTGGAATATGCTTATGCCGACTACTGTATCTGGAAATTGGCACAGGAACTTGGCAAACCACAGGAAGAGATAGATCTTTATAAACAACGTGCCCGCAATTTCCACAATGTTTACGATGCTGAAAGCAAGTTGATGCGCGGTAAAAATGAAGATGGTACTTTCCAATCGCCATTTAGCCCGTACAAATGGGGCGATGCATTTACCGAAGGAAACAGCTGGCATTACACCTGGAGTGTTTTCCAGGACATTGAAGGCTTAAAAAATCTGATGGGCGGAAACGACGAGTTTGTAGCTATGCTCGACTCAGTATTTGTTGTTCCACCAATTTTCGACGATTCATATTATGGAGGCACCATCCACGAGATTCGTGAAATGCAGATTGCCGGAATGGGAAATTACGCCCACGGTAACCAGCCAATTCAGCATATGATCTACCTGTATAATTATTCCGATCAGCCCTGGAAAACACAGGCGCATGTTCGCGAGGTGCTGACAAAATTATATTCGTACCAACCTGATGGATATTGTGGTGATGAAGACAATGGCCAGACTTCGGCATGGTATGTTTTCAGTTCAATGGGATTCTATCCTGTTTGTCCGGGAACCGACGAGTACGTGCTGGGTTCGCCACTTTTCAACAAAATCACTGTAACGCTTGAAAACGGCAATGAGTTTGTAATTGATGCAACAAACAACTCGAAGGAAAACGTTTTTATTAACGATGTAGTCTTAAACGGTGAATCGTACAACAAAAACTTTTTGAAACATGCTACCATTCAAAATGGTGGAGAAATTGTTTTTGATATGGCCAACCAGCCAAATAAAACACGAGGTACGGAAACAAGTAGTTTCCCCTACTCCATGACTTTTGACGAACAATAAAGTAGTTCTGAAATAAATCGAATCAAATGGTCCGGATTCTGTAAAATTCCATCCTTGTTTATTAAAACGAAAAAGGATGGAATTTTTATATTATAACTTTTATCATAATTGACTCTTATTTAGCCCACTAACTTTTTTAGGGAATTCAAATTAATCCTACATTTAAGCCCCTTTTCAAATAAATATTCCGAAAAATGAAAAATATGCGTTCTCTGGCCCTTCCTTTTTTGTTGCTGCTTATGCTGGTTCAGTTGTCAGCCGTTGCTCAAAACAAATTCAGTTATACCATTTCAATCCCTGATCCATCTTCAGAATCGTACCAGGTTGAAATGAATATTAGCGGTGTACATAGTGAGTCGCTGGTGCTGAAAATGCCAAAATGGATGCCGGGTTATTACCAGATTATGGATTATGCCAAAGATGTGCGTGCAATTAAAGCTACAGACGAAAACGGAGAAACGCTAACCGTGAATCAATTAAATGAGAATACATGGAAAGTCTCTGGGTCTGCCAAGCAAGTTAAGGTTAATTACACCGTGGAAGCCAAACGTGCCTTTGTAGCTGTAAGCAAAGTAGATAAAGAACATGCATATATAGCGCCATGCAATACTTATTTGTACGTTGACGGGATGCTTAACAATCCGGTTGAAGTGAATGTAA
This genomic window contains:
- a CDS encoding SusC/RagA family TonB-linked outer membrane protein, with the protein product MENCFSAISQLTKRLSISKFAVAFIFIFSGFAAMAQQGELKGKVTEGTDAPLPGVTVMVKGTSNGTITNFDGEYTLKDVKEGDVVVFSFIGMLTQEIAYSGQANLDVNMETDTQNLDEVVVTALGIQRDKKTLTYSSQQVSGDEMMKARDMNFMNSLSGKTAGLEIKKSVSGAGGSTKTVLRGNHSLSQSSDPLYVIDGVPMVNRKGEQSGMWGGTDEGDGLSQINPDDIESISILKGANAAILYGSQGANGVVIINTKKGKEGKTTVSFNSSTTFESITTTPDLQYSYGSEGGAKESWSYTKGNYESDYVDDFFQTGYNLVNSLSISGGNDKTTAYFSYGNTTAQGVIPNNEYQKNNVTFQQSTKLFEDKLKVSSNVMLVSEKAENRYTAGYYLNPLTGLYFFPRDRNFADYKENYQVFDEASNMYTQNWFLSDHHQSNPYWLINNQPKEDLTKRAIASLTLDYDITDHLKFKVRGSYDYASKSFEQKFYAGGNSTNISATGRWSYKKYEDKMLYTDGIFTYQNNFGDFSVSGVLGASYQHGTYGDGVQVDNGTNNLLYANEFYFDNLPTNVQVHSTYSGEIIKQGVFGNVQLGYKDMLFLDVAGRNDWSSSLAGTGNESYFYPSVGLSGIVTEMIDAPEFLSFWKLRTSYSTVANEVPFNVVNPMHTINSGGGVDRNTQQPFRNLKPEMIRSFEVGTDLRLFEGRAGLDFTYYNINSQDQFITLDAPSGSGYTFYYINAGEVVNKGIEITLTGNLIDKGDFAWNTNINFSRNKNEIVELVPEFEGKRISYGSSEGYTTYIVAGGSFGDLYGYKFRRNDAGQIMLDEESGAPLRTAEREYLGNLEPKFSMGWNNSFDYKQFSLSFLVNAKIGGKAFSQTEAMLDGYGVSQRSADARDAGGVAIDGIQGTTAVSSVDPKTYYTTVGDRNGIAEAYVYDRTNIRLSQLALSYDLDVRKLGLPLQAASFSVVGQNLFFFYKKAPFDPELTMSTDMNSQSLDNFNVPATRTYGFNLKVTF
- a CDS encoding SusD/RagB family nutrient-binding outer membrane lipoprotein; the protein is MKKILFLFIVALLAGACTDEFEEANTNPYQITDSSLEQNFNHVGAYFPSMLSNIFGHQIEENLVAESFCDYMATPTPFVGGVNNTTYYIRWNTYWNRIYGSIMAPSRQVINIAEEGGYDVFVKWAELIQIMGLSRLTTYHGPLIYSEYGSTESTINYDSEEELYTSWFAKLDEIQATFAANADYTGMQSFDASYGGRVDQWMKFVNSMRLRLAIRVSKVAPALAQTEGEKAIADPAGLIVENGDNMNISLYGSKLYLAVICFEWNDTRMSAGMESFLVGLNDPRIETYFQPATDESLVVDHPEVPYKGIRNGASLVAKDDHTACSMINESFRSITERSYLTAAEVNFDLAEAALRGWEGAGDAAAYYEAGIRASFAEWGAGGVDAYLADATSTPIDYNDPVYAGDINDFVSRSTVTVAWDEAATNEEKLEKIITQKWIAGFTNPNEPWADFRRTGYPKLPLVYQNSSSSDWGVIPSDEWIKRMPFIEDERTGNSEAVSNAVATMKGDDLISTRLWWDTGNSNF
- a CDS encoding GH92 family glycosyl hydrolase yields the protein MNRILFAANAFLALFVFSCSQAPRTEDFSAYVDPYIGSDYHGHVFVGANVPFGAVQLGPNNAQETWDWCSGYHYSDSVLIGFAHTHLSGTGIGDLGDLLFMPVSDEFNYTATNEAYPWSALYTHDDEQVSPGYYSVNINKYNIQAELTATERVGFQKYNFNAPGNSKLIIDLAYGTGWDNLTKADLQQEDDHSICGLRYSTGWATDQKVYFHTEFSKAIKSLQLLRENEKGINTVLLEFEGNGELLVKTAISPVSANGAKYNLNAELAQWDFEATKQQANEKWNTELGKIKIESTDTSNKTTFYTALYHTMIAPSLFDDANGDYRGADDKNYTDPGYDTYTTFSLWDTYRAAHPLFTLVQPDRVDDIVNTLLAIYDQQGKLPVWHLHGNETNTMVGNHAIPVIADALLKGYTGFDAEKAFEAVKSTMLMDERGLNFIKEKGYIPADSTVESVAMALEYAIDDWCVAAMANKLGKTEDFELFAKRAKYYENYFNKETGFMRGRMADGSWRTPFNPVHSEHRADDYCEGNAWQYTWLVPQDINGLIDLFGSETAFSEKLDELFTTEETLNEGASNDISGLIGMYAHGNEPGHHVPYMYAFAGQQWKTAERVNFIMNEMYTDQPDGLCGNEDCGQMSAWYVFSSMGFYPVNPANSVYVFGSPLFESATIALPGDKSFQIKAKDLNKTNIYIASVTLNGAPYTKSYITHADVVKGGVLEFTMAAKPNKDFGQAAENRPKSGYE